Proteins encoded by one window of Streptomyces sp. LX-29:
- a CDS encoding thioredoxin domain-containing protein: MSNRNSHANKQAARERMRAERERQAKKDKVRRQLTVAGAIVVVLAVAGGIGVAVSNMNKKSSTDSAWDKAKTAKFVKPANTTGKNGDIVIGKKDAKETLEVYEDPRCPACAGFEQSAGEQMLKDVEDGRYKVRYVLFNFIDSPDMAGGVGSKNAVSALGAALNVSPEAFIEYKKALFSKENHPSERDDAFADDDRLIEIAQQVKALKKNKAFDKDVRNGTYDRWALEMGELFGKNGVRGTPTFRHNGKILESSDQRSGGAILDLPSFVEVTDKQFPKK, encoded by the coding sequence ATGAGTAACCGGAACAGCCACGCCAACAAGCAGGCGGCTCGCGAGCGGATGCGCGCCGAGCGGGAGCGCCAGGCCAAGAAGGACAAGGTCCGTCGCCAGTTGACGGTGGCCGGCGCGATCGTCGTCGTCCTCGCGGTGGCCGGTGGCATCGGCGTCGCCGTGTCGAACATGAACAAGAAGAGCAGCACCGACAGCGCCTGGGACAAGGCCAAGACCGCCAAGTTCGTCAAGCCCGCGAACACCACGGGCAAGAACGGCGACATCGTCATCGGGAAGAAGGACGCCAAGGAGACCCTGGAGGTCTACGAGGACCCGCGCTGCCCGGCCTGCGCGGGCTTCGAGCAGTCCGCCGGCGAGCAGATGCTCAAGGACGTCGAGGACGGTCGCTACAAGGTGCGGTACGTCCTGTTCAACTTCATCGACTCGCCCGACATGGCCGGCGGCGTCGGCTCCAAGAACGCCGTCAGCGCGCTGGGCGCCGCCCTGAACGTCAGCCCCGAGGCGTTCATCGAGTACAAGAAGGCGCTCTTCTCCAAGGAGAACCACCCGTCCGAGCGGGATGACGCCTTCGCCGACGACGACCGGCTGATCGAGATCGCGCAGCAGGTGAAGGCGCTCAAGAAGAACAAGGCGTTCGACAAGGACGTGCGGAACGGCACCTACGACCGGTGGGCGCTGGAGATGGGCGAGCTCTTCGGCAAGAACGGCGTCCGGGGCACCCCGACCTTCCGGCACAACGGCAAGATCCTGGAGTCCAGCGACCAGCGGAGCGGCGGGGCGATCCTGGACCTGCCGTCGTTCGTCGAGGTGACCGACAAGCAGTTCCCCAAGAAGTAA
- a CDS encoding RluA family pseudouridine synthase gives MSTIPEIRTLPVPDGLEGERVDAAIARMFGFSRTKAAELAAAGKVQLDGSLAGKSDRVSGGAWLEVEMPQAAPAVRIVAEPVEGMEIVHDDDDIVVIVKPVGVAAHPSPGWSGPTVIGGLAAAGYRISTSGAAERQGIVHRLDVGTSGLMVVAKSERAYSLLKQQFRERTVDKRYHALVQGHPDPLSGTIDAPIGRHPTHDYKWAVTAEGKPSVTHYDLIEAFRAASLLDIKLETGRTHQIRVHMSAHRHPCVGDLTYGADPTLAKRLRVSRQWLHAVRLGFEHPDDRGWVEFESAYPDDLQGALDTVRAESS, from the coding sequence GTGAGCACGATTCCCGAGATCCGCACCCTGCCCGTGCCCGACGGCCTCGAAGGTGAGCGCGTCGACGCCGCCATCGCCCGTATGTTCGGGTTTTCCCGAACCAAGGCCGCAGAGCTCGCCGCGGCGGGCAAGGTCCAGCTCGACGGCAGCCTGGCCGGGAAGTCCGACCGGGTCTCCGGCGGCGCCTGGCTCGAAGTCGAGATGCCGCAGGCCGCGCCGGCGGTGCGGATCGTCGCCGAGCCCGTCGAGGGCATGGAGATCGTGCACGACGACGACGACATCGTCGTGATCGTCAAGCCGGTCGGCGTCGCCGCGCACCCGAGCCCCGGCTGGTCCGGTCCGACCGTGATCGGCGGCCTGGCCGCGGCCGGCTACCGCATCTCCACCTCCGGCGCCGCCGAGCGCCAGGGCATCGTGCACCGCCTGGACGTCGGCACCTCGGGGCTGATGGTCGTCGCCAAGTCCGAGCGCGCCTACTCCCTGCTCAAGCAGCAGTTCCGGGAGCGCACGGTCGACAAGCGCTACCACGCGCTGGTGCAGGGCCACCCGGACCCGCTCAGCGGCACCATCGACGCCCCCATCGGCCGCCACCCCACGCACGACTACAAGTGGGCGGTGACGGCCGAGGGCAAGCCCAGCGTCACCCACTACGACCTCATCGAGGCGTTCCGCGCCGCCAGCCTGCTGGACATCAAGCTGGAGACCGGCCGCACCCACCAGATCCGGGTGCACATGTCCGCCCACCGCCACCCCTGCGTCGGCGACCTCACCTACGGGGCCGACCCCACCCTGGCCAAGCGGCTGCGGGTGAGCCGGCAGTGGCTGCACGCGGTGCGGCTCGGCTTCGAGCACCCGGACGACCGCGGCTGGGTCGAGTTCGAGAGCGCCTACCCCGACGACCTCCAGGGCGCGCTGGACACCGTGCGGGCGGAGAGCTCGTGA
- a CDS encoding GNAT family N-acetyltransferase, which yields MIRRVDDGDLAGCHAVRREVFVVEQRVPEELEMDAYDTEAVHLLATGPDGRPVGTIRFLHGAAADRKYGHTGIDGGTTAALGRLAVGRAARGTGLGAALVRAVEAEARRIGLSGVYLEAQTQAVGFYERLGYTAHGPEFQDAGIPHRAMRRAL from the coding sequence GTGATCCGGCGCGTCGACGACGGCGACCTGGCCGGCTGCCACGCGGTGCGCCGGGAGGTCTTCGTCGTCGAGCAGCGGGTGCCCGAAGAGCTGGAGATGGACGCCTACGACACCGAGGCCGTCCATCTGCTGGCCACCGGGCCCGACGGACGCCCGGTGGGCACGATCCGCTTCCTGCACGGCGCGGCGGCGGACAGGAAGTACGGGCACACCGGCATCGACGGCGGGACCACCGCCGCCCTCGGCCGCCTCGCGGTCGGTCGCGCCGCGCGCGGCACCGGCCTGGGGGCGGCCCTGGTGCGCGCCGTCGAGGCCGAGGCCCGCAGGATCGGTCTCTCCGGCGTGTACCTGGAGGCCCAGACCCAGGCCGTGGGCTTCTACGAGCGGCTCGGCTACACCGCGCACGGCCCCGAGTTCCAGGACGCCGGCATCCCGCACCGGGCGATGCGGCGGGCGCTGTGA
- a CDS encoding dienelactone hydrolase family protein, whose protein sequence is MAPSSTILLLHSAFGLRPAVHAAADRLRAAGHEVHVPDLYSDQPVKTVESVEEGMEIKDRIGKEELLRRAVAAAAPLSDRGVVYAGFSLGGSIAQNLALADDKARGLLLLHGTSDLAEDAATDGLPVQLHVADPDPFEPHDWLNAWYLRMQRAGAEVEIYRYPGAGHLYTDPDLADFDPEAAEATWRVALGFLAEL, encoded by the coding sequence GTGGCGCCCTCTTCGACGATTCTCCTCCTGCACTCGGCCTTCGGCCTGCGGCCCGCCGTGCACGCCGCCGCCGACCGGCTGCGCGCCGCCGGGCACGAGGTCCACGTGCCCGACCTCTACAGCGACCAGCCCGTGAAGACGGTGGAGTCCGTCGAGGAGGGCATGGAGATCAAGGACAGGATCGGCAAGGAGGAGCTGCTGCGCCGGGCCGTGGCCGCCGCCGCGCCGCTCTCCGACCGCGGCGTGGTCTACGCGGGCTTCTCCCTCGGCGGCTCGATCGCCCAGAACCTCGCCCTCGCCGACGACAAGGCCCGCGGCCTGTTGCTGCTGCACGGCACCTCGGACCTGGCGGAGGACGCGGCGACCGACGGGCTGCCGGTGCAGCTGCACGTCGCCGACCCGGACCCGTTCGAGCCGCACGACTGGCTGAACGCCTGGTATCTGCGGATGCAGCGGGCCGGCGCCGAGGTGGAGATCTACCGCTACCCGGGCGCCGGTCACCTCTACACCGACCCGGACCTGGCCGACTTCGACCCGGAGGCCGCCGAGGCCACCTGGAGGGTGGCGCTCGGCTTCCTCGCGGAGCTGTAG
- a CDS encoding alkaline phosphatase D family protein, with product MNPPDPISRRSAVTAVAATAALLPLAAGVGTAHAEGSGPAFLHGVASGDPLPDGILLWTRVTPEPGAQPGSGIGADTEVSWEVAEDQAFRTVVAHGTVTATAAADHTVKADVRGLRPASAYYFRFAAGGVTSPVGRTRTAPAHGAAASSVRFGVVSCANWEAGYFSAYRHLAARRDLDAVLHLGDYIYEYRTGEYPEQKYTVRRHSPAHEITTLADYRTRHGHYKTDADLQALHGTHPIIAIWDDHEFANDAWSGGAENHTPGVEGAWAERVAAAKQAYFEWMPVRPSVAGTTYRRLRFGTLADLHLLDLRSFRSQQASPGSGKVDDPERTLTGRAQLDWLKSGLAGSDATWKLVGTSVMISPVAFGAVPAAVLEPLAELLGLPKEGLTINVDQWDGYTDDRRELLAHLTDRGIDNTVFLTGDIHMAWANDVPVKAATYPLSRSAATEFVVTSVTSENIDDLLHVLPHTLSLVAATAIKAANRHVKWVDMDSHGYGVLDVTAERAQMDYYTLSDRTDPGATSSWARSYRTRSGTQRVERVDRPVR from the coding sequence GTGAACCCCCCTGACCCCATATCACGCCGCTCCGCGGTCACGGCCGTCGCCGCCACCGCCGCCCTGCTCCCCCTCGCCGCCGGCGTCGGCACCGCGCACGCCGAGGGCTCCGGCCCCGCCTTCCTGCACGGCGTCGCCTCCGGCGACCCGCTGCCGGACGGGATCCTGCTGTGGACCCGGGTCACCCCCGAGCCGGGGGCGCAGCCCGGCTCCGGGATCGGAGCCGACACCGAGGTCTCCTGGGAAGTGGCCGAGGACCAGGCGTTCCGCACCGTCGTCGCGCACGGCACCGTGACCGCGACCGCCGCCGCCGACCACACCGTGAAGGCCGATGTCCGGGGCCTGCGGCCGGCGAGCGCCTACTACTTCCGGTTCGCCGCGGGCGGGGTGACCTCCCCGGTGGGACGCACCCGCACCGCCCCCGCGCACGGCGCGGCCGCGAGCTCCGTCCGGTTCGGCGTGGTCTCCTGCGCCAACTGGGAGGCCGGCTACTTCTCCGCGTACCGCCACCTCGCCGCGCGCCGCGACCTGGACGCCGTGCTCCACCTCGGCGACTACATCTACGAGTACCGGACGGGCGAGTACCCGGAGCAGAAGTACACCGTCCGTCGCCACTCCCCCGCCCACGAGATCACCACCCTCGCCGACTACCGCACCCGGCACGGCCACTACAAGACCGACGCCGACCTCCAGGCGCTGCACGGCACCCACCCGATCATCGCCATCTGGGACGACCACGAGTTCGCCAACGACGCGTGGTCGGGTGGGGCGGAGAACCACACGCCGGGCGTCGAGGGCGCCTGGGCGGAGCGGGTGGCCGCCGCCAAGCAGGCGTACTTCGAGTGGATGCCGGTGCGGCCGTCCGTTGCGGGCACCACCTACCGGCGGCTGCGCTTCGGCACACTCGCCGATCTGCACCTGCTCGACCTGCGCTCGTTCCGCTCGCAGCAGGCGTCCCCCGGCAGCGGCAAGGTCGACGACCCGGAGCGCACCCTCACCGGCCGGGCTCAACTGGACTGGCTGAAGAGCGGGCTGGCCGGCTCCGACGCCACCTGGAAGCTGGTCGGCACCTCGGTGATGATCTCGCCGGTCGCCTTCGGCGCGGTGCCGGCCGCGGTGCTGGAGCCGCTGGCCGAGCTCCTCGGGCTGCCCAAGGAGGGCCTGACGATCAACGTCGACCAGTGGGACGGCTACACCGACGACCGGCGTGAGCTGCTGGCCCACCTCACCGACCGCGGCATCGACAACACCGTCTTCCTCACCGGCGACATCCACATGGCATGGGCCAACGACGTGCCGGTGAAGGCCGCCACCTACCCGCTGTCCCGGTCGGCCGCCACGGAGTTCGTGGTCACCTCGGTGACCTCGGAGAACATCGACGACCTGCTGCACGTGCTGCCGCACACCCTGTCGCTGGTCGCCGCGACCGCGATCAAGGCGGCCAACCGCCATGTGAAGTGGGTCGACATGGACTCGCACGGCTACGGCGTGCTCGACGTCACCGCCGAGCGGGCCCAGATGGACTACTACACGCTGTCCGACAGGACCGACCCCGGCGCCACGTCCTCGTGGGCCCGCTCGTACCGCACCCGATCGGGCACCCAGCGGGTGGAGCGGGTGGACCGGCCGGTCCGCTGA
- a CDS encoding DUF2252 domain-containing protein: MSDQHVPVTDVEQRGERILSVFATAFGELLAADPAAFRVKFRKMAASAFAFYRGTACLFYSDLEGERDRGPYLDERTSRVWIHGDLHAENFGTYMDANGRLIFNVNDFDEAYVGPFTWDLKRFAGSVALIGYAKALSDKQITTLVETYAAAYRERVRALASGIQEGLDGEQPPFTLDTAEGPLLTALRTARSRTRFGLLESMTEIRDHERRFSAGGGSIELDAATRYKVLAAFDGYLETLPDSSLTRPDSYRVKDVVGRRGIGIGSAGLPSYNILLEGNSDALENDVVIYMKQGQTPAVSRHITDPRVRSYFQHEGHRTVISQRALQAHADPWLGWTELDGAGQLVAEVSPYAVDLDWSDLDDPAEIAAVVADLGRATATMHAAADDQSGHSLVPYSTERAIDAVIAADEEGFAAMLVDFAHSYGARARADHQIFVDLFRNGRIPGL, translated from the coding sequence ATGTCGGATCAGCACGTCCCCGTGACGGACGTCGAGCAGCGGGGGGAGCGGATCCTCTCCGTCTTCGCCACCGCCTTCGGTGAGCTGCTCGCCGCCGACCCGGCGGCCTTCCGGGTGAAGTTCCGCAAGATGGCGGCCTCCGCCTTCGCCTTCTACCGGGGCACCGCGTGCCTCTTCTACAGCGACCTGGAGGGCGAGCGCGACCGCGGCCCCTACCTGGACGAGCGCACCAGCCGGGTGTGGATCCACGGCGATCTGCACGCCGAGAACTTCGGCACCTACATGGATGCCAACGGTCGGCTGATCTTCAACGTGAACGACTTCGACGAGGCGTACGTCGGCCCCTTCACCTGGGACCTCAAGCGCTTCGCCGGCTCCGTGGCGCTCATCGGCTACGCCAAGGCGCTCAGCGACAAGCAGATCACCACCCTGGTGGAGACCTACGCCGCCGCCTACCGGGAGCGCGTCCGCGCCCTGGCCTCCGGGATCCAGGAGGGCCTCGACGGAGAGCAGCCGCCCTTCACCCTGGACACCGCCGAGGGCCCGCTGCTGACCGCGCTGCGCACCGCCCGCTCCCGCACCCGCTTCGGGCTGCTGGAGTCGATGACCGAGATCCGGGACCACGAGCGGCGCTTCTCGGCCGGCGGCGGCTCCATCGAGCTGGACGCGGCCACCCGCTACAAGGTCCTGGCCGCCTTCGACGGCTATCTGGAGACCCTCCCCGACTCCAGCCTGACCCGCCCCGACTCCTACCGGGTCAAGGACGTCGTCGGCCGCCGCGGCATCGGCATCGGCAGCGCCGGGCTTCCCTCCTACAACATCCTTCTCGAGGGCAACAGCGACGCCCTGGAGAACGATGTGGTGATCTACATGAAGCAGGGGCAGACCCCCGCGGTCTCCCGGCACATCACCGACCCGCGGGTGCGCTCCTACTTCCAGCACGAGGGCCACCGCACGGTGATCTCGCAGCGCGCCCTCCAGGCGCACGCCGACCCGTGGCTGGGCTGGACCGAGCTGGACGGCGCCGGGCAGCTGGTCGCCGAGGTGTCGCCGTACGCGGTGGACCTGGACTGGTCCGACCTGGACGACCCGGCCGAGATCGCCGCGGTCGTCGCGGACCTGGGGCGGGCGACGGCCACCATGCACGCGGCCGCCGACGACCAGAGCGGCCACTCCCTGGTGCCGTACTCCACCGAGCGCGCCATCGACGCGGTCATCGCCGCCGACGAGGAGGGCTTCGCCGCGATGCTGGTGGACTTCGCCCACTCCTACGGCGCGCGGGCCCGGGCCGACCACCAGATCTTCGTCGACCTGTTCCGCAACGGCCGGATCCCGGGGCTCTGA
- the dnaE gene encoding DNA polymerase III subunit alpha, with protein sequence MAKQPFTHLHVHTQYSLLDGAARLKDMFQACNDMGMTHIAMSDHGNLHGAYDFFHSAQKAGVTPIIGIEAYVAPESRRTKRKIQWGQPHQKRDDVSGSGGYTHKTIWAADKTGLHNLFRLSSDAYAEGWLQKWPRMDKETIAQWSEGLIASTGCPSGELQTRLRLGQYEEARKAAGEYQDIFGKDRYFLELMDHGIEIERRVREDLLKIGKELGIPPLVTNDSHYTYAHEATAHDALLCIQTGKNLSDPDRFRFDGTGYYLKSTDEMYAIDSSDAWQEGCRNTILVAEQVDTTGMFEKRDLMPKFDIPEGYTEITWFQEEVRAGMNRRYPGGVPEDRQKQAEYEMDVIIQMGFPGYFLVVADFIMWAKNQGIAVGPGRGSAAGSIVAYAMGITDLDPIEHGLIFERFLNPERVSMPDVDIDFDERRRVEVIRYVTEKYGADKVAMIGTYGKIKAKNAIKDSARVLGYPYAMGDRLTKAMPADVLGKGIDLDGITNPQHPRYNEAGEIRGMYENEPDVKKVIDTAKGVEGLVRQMGVHAAGVIMSSEPIIDHAPIWVRHTDGVTITQWDYPQCESLGLLKMDFLGLRNLTIMDDAVKMVEKNKGVKLELLSVPLDDPKTYEMLCRGDTLGVFQFDGGPMRSLLRQMQPDNFEDISAVSALYRPGPMGMNSHTNYAERKNGRQEITPIHPELEEPLKETLGLTYGLIVYQEQVQKAAQIVAGYSLGEADILRRVMGKKKPEELAKNFDIFQAGARKNGYSDEAIQALWDVLVPFAGYAFNKAHSSAYGLVTYWTAYLKANFPAEYMAALLTSVKDDKDKSAVYLNECRRMGIKVLPPNVNESEQNFAAQGDDVILFGLSAVRNVGTNVVEAIIRSRKSKGKYTSFPDYLDKVEAVVCNKRTTESLIKAGAFDEMGHTRKGLMAHYEPMIDNVVAVKRKEAEGQFDLFGGMGGEDGADDGPAFGLDVEFSDVEWDKTYLLAQEREMLGLYVSDHPLFGLEHVLNDKTDAAIAQLTGGEHADGAIVTIGGIISGLQRKMTKQGNAWAIATVEDLAGSIDCMFFPATYQLVSTQLVEDAVVFVKGRLDKREDVPRLVAMELMVPDLSEASANAPVTITIPALKVTPPLVEKLGEVLSHHRGSTEVRIRLQGARKTTVLRLDRHRVTPDPALFGDLKVLLGPSCLGA encoded by the coding sequence GTGGCCAAGCAGCCGTTCACGCACCTGCACGTGCACACCCAGTACTCGCTGCTGGACGGTGCGGCGCGGCTCAAGGACATGTTCCAGGCGTGCAACGACATGGGCATGACGCACATCGCCATGTCCGACCACGGCAACCTGCACGGCGCGTACGACTTCTTCCATTCCGCGCAGAAGGCCGGCGTGACGCCGATCATCGGCATCGAGGCGTATGTGGCGCCCGAGTCGCGGCGGACCAAGCGTAAGATCCAGTGGGGCCAGCCGCACCAGAAGCGCGACGACGTGTCCGGTTCCGGTGGTTATACCCACAAAACCATCTGGGCGGCCGACAAGACCGGTCTGCACAACCTCTTCCGGCTCTCCTCCGACGCGTATGCCGAGGGCTGGCTGCAGAAGTGGCCCCGGATGGACAAGGAGACCATCGCCCAGTGGTCCGAGGGGCTCATCGCCTCCACGGGCTGCCCCTCCGGCGAGCTCCAGACCCGGCTGCGCCTGGGCCAGTACGAGGAGGCCCGCAAGGCCGCGGGCGAGTACCAGGACATCTTCGGCAAGGACCGGTATTTCCTGGAGCTGATGGATCACGGCATCGAGATCGAGCGCCGGGTCCGCGAGGACCTGCTCAAGATCGGCAAAGAGCTGGGCATCCCGCCGCTGGTCACCAACGACTCGCACTACACCTACGCCCATGAGGCGACGGCGCACGACGCCCTGCTGTGCATCCAGACCGGCAAGAACCTCTCCGACCCGGACCGCTTCCGCTTCGACGGCACCGGCTACTACCTGAAGTCGACGGACGAGATGTACGCCATCGACTCCTCCGACGCCTGGCAGGAGGGCTGCCGCAACACGATCCTGGTCGCCGAGCAGGTCGACACCACCGGGATGTTCGAGAAGCGCGACCTGATGCCGAAGTTCGACATCCCGGAGGGCTACACCGAGATCACCTGGTTCCAGGAGGAGGTCCGGGCCGGCATGAACCGCCGCTACCCGGGCGGTGTCCCCGAGGACCGGCAGAAGCAGGCCGAGTACGAGATGGACGTCATCATCCAGATGGGGTTCCCCGGCTACTTCCTCGTCGTCGCCGACTTCATCATGTGGGCCAAGAACCAGGGCATCGCCGTCGGGCCGGGCCGAGGCTCCGCGGCCGGCTCGATCGTCGCGTACGCGATGGGCATCACCGACCTCGACCCCATCGAGCATGGCCTGATCTTCGAGCGGTTCCTCAACCCCGAGCGCGTGTCCATGCCCGATGTCGACATCGACTTCGACGAGCGCAGGCGCGTCGAAGTGATCCGGTATGTCACGGAAAAGTACGGTGCCGACAAGGTCGCCATGATCGGCACCTACGGCAAGATCAAGGCCAAGAACGCCATCAAGGACTCCGCGCGCGTCCTGGGATACCCCTACGCGATGGGTGACCGGCTCACCAAGGCCATGCCCGCCGACGTCCTGGGCAAGGGGATCGACCTCGACGGCATCACCAACCCCCAGCACCCGCGCTACAACGAGGCGGGCGAGATCCGGGGGATGTACGAGAACGAACCGGATGTGAAGAAGGTCATCGACACCGCCAAGGGTGTGGAGGGCCTGGTCCGGCAGATGGGTGTGCACGCGGCCGGCGTGATCATGTCCAGCGAGCCGATCATCGATCACGCCCCGATCTGGGTGCGGCACACCGACGGCGTGACCATCACACAGTGGGACTACCCCCAGTGTGAGTCGCTCGGCCTGCTCAAGATGGACTTCCTGGGCCTGCGCAACCTCACCATCATGGACGACGCCGTCAAGATGGTGGAGAAGAACAAGGGCGTCAAGCTGGAGCTGCTCTCCGTACCGCTGGACGACCCCAAGACCTACGAGATGCTCTGCCGCGGTGACACGCTCGGCGTCTTCCAGTTCGACGGCGGCCCGATGCGCTCGCTGCTGCGCCAGATGCAGCCCGACAACTTCGAGGACATCTCCGCTGTCTCGGCCCTGTACCGGCCGGGCCCGATGGGCATGAACTCGCACACGAACTACGCCGAGCGCAAGAACGGCCGCCAGGAGATCACCCCGATCCACCCGGAGCTGGAGGAGCCGCTCAAGGAGACCCTCGGCCTCACCTACGGCCTGATCGTCTACCAGGAGCAGGTGCAGAAGGCCGCCCAGATCGTCGCCGGCTACTCGCTCGGCGAGGCCGACATCCTGCGCCGCGTCATGGGCAAGAAGAAGCCCGAGGAGCTGGCGAAGAACTTCGACATCTTCCAGGCGGGCGCCCGCAAGAACGGCTATTCCGACGAGGCGATCCAGGCCCTGTGGGACGTGCTGGTCCCCTTCGCCGGATACGCGTTCAACAAGGCCCACTCCTCCGCGTACGGCCTCGTCACCTACTGGACCGCGTATCTGAAGGCCAACTTCCCGGCCGAGTACATGGCCGCGCTGCTCACCTCGGTGAAGGACGACAAGGACAAATCGGCCGTCTACCTCAACGAATGCCGCCGCATGGGCATCAAGGTCCTGCCGCCGAACGTCAACGAGTCCGAGCAGAACTTCGCCGCCCAGGGCGACGATGTGATCCTCTTCGGCCTCTCGGCCGTCCGCAACGTCGGTACGAACGTCGTCGAGGCGATCATCCGTTCCCGGAAGTCGAAGGGGAAGTACACCTCCTTCCCCGACTACCTCGACAAGGTCGAGGCGGTGGTCTGCAACAAGCGCACCACCGAGTCGCTGATCAAGGCCGGCGCCTTCGACGAGATGGGCCACACCCGCAAGGGCCTCATGGCGCACTACGAGCCGATGATCGACAACGTGGTCGCGGTGAAGCGCAAGGAGGCCGAGGGCCAGTTCGACCTCTTCGGCGGCATGGGCGGGGAGGACGGTGCCGACGACGGCCCGGCCTTCGGTCTCGACGTGGAGTTCTCCGACGTCGAGTGGGACAAGACCTATCTGCTCGCCCAGGAGCGGGAGATGCTCGGTCTCTACGTCTCCGACCACCCGCTCTTCGGTCTGGAGCACGTTCTCAACGACAAGACCGACGCCGCCATCGCCCAGCTCACCGGCGGTGAACACGCCGACGGCGCGATCGTGACCATCGGCGGCATCATCTCCGGCCTCCAGCGGAAGATGACCAAGCAGGGCAACGCCTGGGCGATCGCCACGGTGGAGGACCTGGCCGGCTCCATCGACTGCATGTTCTTCCCCGCCACCTACCAGCTGGTGTCCACCCAGTTGGTCGAGGACGCCGTGGTGTTCGTGAAGGGCCGGCTGGACAAGCGGGAGGACGTGCCCCGGCTGGTCGCCATGGAGCTGATGGTGCCGGACCTCTCGGAGGCGTCGGCCAACGCCCCGGTGACGATCACCATTCCGGCGCTGAAGGTCACCCCTCCGCTGGTGGAGAAGTTGGGTGAGGTGCTCTCCCACCACCGGGGCTCGACCGAGGTGCGGATCAGGCTGCAGGGCGCCCGGAAGACCACGGTGCTGCGGTTGGACCGGCACCGGGTCACCCCCGACCCGGCCCTGTTCGGCGATCTCAAGGTGCTGCTCGGGCCGTCCTGCCTGGGGGCTTAG
- a CDS encoding NYN domain-containing protein — protein MDRCVVLVDAGYLLGAAASLLAGEPVRSRISVDHATLIHGLRERAEADTERPLLRIYWFDGAPDRVPQPEHRRLRVMPRVTVRLGALTRSDGRLAQKGVDAAMHAELTELARNRACSDIVLVTGDGDLLPGLMSAKEHGVAVHLWAVQAADGDYNQSEDLVAEADERRVLDRAWITQAVRAKEPSAPCAPAPGTRPEIAAILAAPLPETTSAAAAGAVPGDRPASRNGGGRSPAVAERATDATEEAASRPADSAAEAGAGTAGRGVPTPKDLAGLGRGPAGTADRQPVPSATLRWSSDKGWIERGTGLGEPPETACLPMLAQLTTAEQRWADREEDITAVSGDPFEVGQVFARRWIERLSDPQHRQQLSHEYPRIPHRIDGELLRYAARFGLLAHKDDQIDEHDRYAIRAGFWREISPAGE, from the coding sequence GTGGACCGCTGCGTCGTCCTGGTGGACGCCGGGTACCTACTGGGCGCCGCGGCGAGCCTGCTCGCCGGAGAACCCGTCCGCTCCCGCATCTCCGTCGATCACGCGACCCTCATCCACGGCCTGCGCGAGCGCGCCGAGGCCGACACCGAACGCCCCTTGCTGCGCATCTACTGGTTCGACGGCGCCCCCGACCGGGTCCCCCAACCCGAGCACCGGCGGCTGCGGGTCATGCCCCGGGTCACCGTCCGGCTGGGCGCCCTGACCCGCAGCGACGGCCGGCTGGCGCAGAAGGGCGTCGACGCGGCGATGCACGCCGAGCTCACCGAACTCGCCCGTAACCGCGCCTGCTCCGACATCGTCCTGGTCACCGGCGACGGCGATCTGCTGCCCGGCCTGATGTCCGCCAAGGAGCACGGCGTCGCCGTCCACCTGTGGGCCGTCCAGGCCGCCGACGGCGACTACAACCAGTCCGAGGACCTCGTCGCCGAGGCCGACGAGCGCCGGGTGCTGGACCGGGCCTGGATCACCCAGGCGGTCCGCGCCAAGGAGCCCAGCGCGCCCTGCGCCCCCGCCCCCGGCACCCGGCCCGAGATCGCCGCCATCCTCGCCGCCCCACTGCCCGAGACCACCAGCGCGGCCGCCGCGGGTGCCGTCCCCGGCGACCGGCCCGCCTCCCGCAACGGGGGCGGCCGGTCCCCGGCCGTCGCGGAACGGGCCACGGACGCCACCGAAGAGGCCGCCTCCCGTCCCGCGGACAGCGCCGCCGAGGCGGGGGCGGGAACCGCCGGCCGAGGCGTGCCCACCCCCAAGGACCTCGCCGGCCTCGGCCGCGGACCGGCCGGCACCGCCGACCGCCAGCCCGTGCCCAGCGCCACCCTCCGCTGGTCCTCCGACAAGGGCTGGATCGAGCGCGGCACCGGCCTCGGCGAGCCGCCCGAGACCGCCTGCCTCCCGATGCTGGCCCAGCTCACCACCGCGGAACAGCGCTGGGCCGACCGGGAGGAGGACATCACCGCGGTCAGCGGCGACCCCTTCGAGGTCGGCCAGGTCTTCGCCCGCCGCTGGATCGAACGCCTCTCCGACCCCCAGCACCGGCAGCAGCTGTCCCACGAGTACCCCCGCATCCCGCACCGCATCGACGGCGAGCTGCTCCGCTACGCGGCCCGGTTCGGTCTGCTCGCCCACAAGGACGACCAGATCGACGAGCACGACCGCTATGCGATCCGGGCCGGCTTCTGGCGTGAGATCTCCCCCGCGGGGGAGTAG